In Chloracidobacterium sp., the following proteins share a genomic window:
- a CDS encoding aconitate hydratase codes for MTHDLFNSMQTFELGGLGTGSFYSLPQLEKAGLGAVSRLPVSIRVVLESVLRNFDGGRRVSEANVRALAAWQANAERTEEVPFVVARVILQDFTGVPLLVDLAAMRSAVKRMGKDPSVIEPLVPVDLVIDHSVQVDYAGSEAAYQRNMEMEFKRNEQRYRFLKWGTQAFSGFSVVPPGIGIVHQVNLEYLAKGVMNRDGVYFPDSLVGTDSHTTMINGVGIVGWGVGGIEAEAGMLGQPVYFLTPDVVGVHLQGDLPQGATATDLVLRITEMLREAKVVGKFVEFYGAGAAALNATDRATIANMAPEYGATMGFFGTDEKTLDYFANTGRSDEQIATIRNYYQAQGMFGIPRTGEVDYSTVIELDLGTVGAAVAGPKRPQDRIELENLDDKFAELFTKPLADGGYGKSMDDLRKRHSVQLCGDEGEVTGGGNQNGKTLAKAATIGELEMVNNRPTPDRVETSAECEPTAATLGHGDVVIAAITSCTNTSNPSVMIAAGIVAKKAAERGMRVPDYVKTSLAPGSRVVTEYLEKTGLQQHLNAVGFNLVGYGCTTCIGNSGPLDAGIEKSIVDNDLVAASVLSGNRNFEARVHQNVKANFLMSPPLVVAFALAGTVLDDIKTQPIGKDRDGNDVFLKDIWASLDEVEEMLAAAFDPSVYKKLYSEFAEQNPMWNDIESSVGQIYEWDADSTYIQEPPYFEAFSMTTGAFSDVKGARALAIFGDSVTTDHISPAGAIKATSPAGKYLQELGVAPADFNSYGSRRGNDRVMLRGTFANVRIKNLMVAPTEGGMTKHQPDAAETTIYDAAMQYKAESTPLVIFAGKEYGTGSSRDWAAKGTALMGVKAVVSESFERIHRSNLVGMGVLPLQFKEGQSAQALELDGSETFDLTGLESGEVKPRQDVTLTIMRESGDKVEVPLTLRIDTPIEIEYYKSGGILPYVLCQLLGD; via the coding sequence ATGACACACGATCTATTTAACTCGATGCAGACCTTCGAACTCGGAGGTCTAGGGACCGGTTCGTTCTATTCGCTGCCGCAACTCGAGAAAGCGGGACTTGGCGCGGTCTCTCGGCTGCCGGTTTCGATTCGCGTGGTGCTCGAGAGCGTACTGCGCAATTTTGACGGCGGCCGACGAGTGAGCGAGGCGAATGTGCGAGCGCTCGCCGCGTGGCAGGCGAACGCGGAGCGCACCGAGGAGGTCCCGTTTGTTGTCGCGCGTGTGATTTTGCAGGATTTCACGGGCGTGCCGCTGCTTGTCGATCTCGCCGCGATGCGTTCGGCGGTGAAACGAATGGGCAAAGACCCGTCGGTGATCGAGCCGCTCGTGCCGGTCGATCTCGTCATCGATCACAGTGTGCAGGTCGATTACGCTGGCAGCGAAGCGGCCTATCAGCGGAACATGGAGATGGAGTTCAAGCGGAACGAGCAGCGTTATCGTTTCTTGAAGTGGGGAACTCAGGCCTTTAGCGGTTTCTCTGTCGTTCCGCCCGGGATCGGCATCGTGCATCAGGTGAATCTCGAATATCTTGCGAAAGGAGTGATGAACCGCGATGGCGTTTACTTTCCGGATTCACTCGTCGGCACCGATTCGCACACGACGATGATCAACGGCGTCGGGATAGTCGGTTGGGGCGTCGGAGGCATCGAGGCCGAGGCCGGCATGCTCGGCCAGCCTGTTTACTTTTTGACGCCGGATGTTGTCGGCGTCCATCTGCAAGGCGATCTGCCGCAAGGCGCGACCGCCACCGACCTTGTTCTGCGGATTACCGAGATGCTCCGCGAAGCAAAGGTCGTCGGCAAGTTTGTCGAGTTTTACGGCGCCGGCGCGGCTGCGCTCAACGCGACCGACCGCGCGACGATCGCGAACATGGCGCCCGAATACGGCGCGACAATGGGCTTTTTTGGAACAGACGAAAAAACGCTCGACTATTTTGCAAACACCGGTCGCAGCGACGAACAGATCGCGACGATTCGCAACTACTATCAGGCTCAGGGGATGTTCGGCATTCCGCGCACGGGCGAGGTCGATTACTCGACCGTCATCGAACTCGATCTTGGCACAGTTGGTGCTGCCGTTGCCGGCCCCAAGCGTCCGCAAGATCGGATCGAACTTGAAAACCTCGACGACAAATTCGCCGAGCTGTTTACAAAACCGCTCGCCGACGGTGGTTACGGCAAATCGATGGACGATCTTCGCAAACGTCACTCGGTTCAGTTGTGCGGCGACGAGGGCGAAGTTACCGGAGGCGGCAACCAGAATGGCAAGACGCTTGCCAAAGCTGCAACCATCGGTGAACTCGAGATGGTTAATAATCGCCCGACGCCCGACCGCGTTGAGACTTCCGCCGAATGCGAGCCGACGGCCGCGACGCTCGGTCACGGCGACGTCGTGATCGCGGCAATAACCTCGTGCACAAACACGTCGAATCCCTCGGTGATGATCGCCGCCGGGATCGTTGCAAAAAAAGCCGCTGAGCGCGGAATGCGCGTGCCCGATTACGTCAAAACGTCGCTTGCTCCCGGCTCGCGCGTCGTCACGGAATATCTCGAAAAGACGGGCTTGCAGCAGCATCTCAACGCCGTCGGTTTTAACCTTGTCGGCTACGGCTGCACGACGTGCATCGGCAATTCGGGGCCGCTCGACGCGGGAATCGAAAAGTCGATCGTCGATAACGATCTTGTAGCGGCGTCCGTGCTCTCGGGCAATCGCAACTTCGAGGCTCGTGTTCACCAAAACGTGAAAGCAAACTTCCTAATGTCGCCGCCGCTCGTAGTCGCCTTCGCGCTCGCCGGAACGGTGCTCGACGACATTAAGACGCAGCCGATCGGCAAAGATCGCGACGGCAATGATGTGTTTTTGAAAGACATTTGGGCTTCCCTCGATGAGGTTGAAGAGATGCTTGCGGCTGCATTCGACCCGTCGGTTTATAAAAAACTCTATTCCGAGTTTGCCGAGCAGAATCCGATGTGGAACGACATCGAGTCGAGCGTCGGACAAATTTACGAGTGGGACGCCGACTCGACCTACATTCAGGAGCCGCCGTATTTTGAAGCGTTTTCGATGACGACCGGCGCGTTTTCTGACGTGAAAGGCGCGCGGGCGCTGGCGATATTTGGCGATTCGGTGACGACCGACCACATCTCGCCTGCCGGAGCGATCAAAGCGACGTCGCCCGCCGGAAAATATCTGCAAGAGCTTGGCGTGGCGCCCGCGGACTTCAATTCCTACGGCTCGCGTCGCGGCAACGACCGCGTGATGCTGCGTGGAACTTTCGCAAATGTCCGCATAAAAAACCTAATGGTCGCGCCGACCGAGGGCGGCATGACAAAGCACCAGCCCGACGCCGCAGAGACGACAATTTACGACGCCGCGATGCAATACAAGGCGGAAAGTACGCCGCTTGTTATTTTCGCGGGAAAAGAATACGGCACGGGCAGCTCGCGCGATTGGGCGGCCAAGGGCACGGCTTTGATGGGCGTGAAAGCCGTCGTCAGCGAATCGTTTGAGCGTATTCACCGCTCAAACCTTGTCGGTATGGGCGTTTTGCCGTTGCAGTTCAAAGAAGGGCAATCCGCACAAGCATTAGAACTTGATGGCTCGGAGACTTTTGATCTCACAGGTCTCGAATCCGGCGAAGTAAAGCCGCGACAGGACGTGACTCTAACGATAATGCGTGAAAGCGGCGACAAGGTCGAAGTTCCGCTAACATTGCGCATCGATACGCCGATCGAGATCGAGTACTACAAAAGCGGCGGTATCCTGCCCTACGTTCTATGCCAACTACTCGGCGACTAG
- a CDS encoding YbjQ family protein — MIVTTGFEVEARPVAEYLGVVRGIVVRATGIGRGIIGGLKSIAGGNIEEWTVVCEAARMEAFNRMVQHAHEIGADAVIGMRYDATEFSQGSTEVLAYGTAVRLLP, encoded by the coding sequence ATGATCGTCACAACTGGTTTTGAGGTTGAGGCCCGTCCCGTCGCCGAGTATCTGGGCGTCGTTCGGGGAATAGTTGTAAGAGCCACAGGCATTGGCCGCGGCATCATAGGTGGCCTTAAATCGATCGCCGGCGGGAATATCGAGGAATGGACCGTTGTATGCGAAGCCGCCCGAATGGAAGCATTCAACCGAATGGTTCAACATGCGCATGAGATCGGCGCGGACGCTGTCATCGGCATGCGCTATGATGCTACGGAGTTTTCTCAAGGATCGACCGAGGTCCTCGCCTACGGCACTGCTGTCAGACTGCTCCCGTAG
- the ggt gene encoding gamma-glutamyltransferase gives MRTKQNGRLRVLILVIALLGPALPRQAAASAEPTRGRHAMVASQHELASKVGVSILKRGGNAVDAAIAVGLALAVVYPEAGNIGGGGFMLIRNKSGEIIAIDYREMAPAAASRDLYISSDGDLVTGDASSTVGYRAAGVPGTLAGFELAFRKYGSRKVTWADLVRPARLLAKEGYVLSHRLAERFRDYADTLDKYEDSRRIFLNSGSLFKEGDVLKQPELAATLGRVERLGAREFYTGHTARLIAADMKRNNGLITLEDLRSYVAKERMPLRGTYRGFQIISMPPPSSGGIVMLEALNILEGFDIGRMEHNSAAKYHLVAEAMRRAFADRAEFMGDPDFTSVPATELIDKNYASRRRESINPRRASSSRDVGHGTPIGAEPTETTHFTVVDRDGMVVSNTYTINDLFGSRVTAKGTGVLLNDEMDDFAAQPGKPNMYGLVQGERNAIQPRKRPLSSMTPTIVLRKDGSVWFALGARGGPRIISAVLQSVMNVIDFGMDMQDAIDAPRIHHQWLPDQIAYEPFGMSPDTRAVLDSYGHRFGSPTYIASATAIMIDEDGARVGAIDRRSDGAAVGY, from the coding sequence ATGAGAACTAAACAAAATGGCCGCCTGCGAGTACTCATCCTGGTGATCGCACTCCTTGGTCCGGCCTTACCAAGACAGGCTGCTGCGTCGGCGGAGCCCACACGCGGGAGACATGCGATGGTGGCTTCCCAGCATGAGCTGGCGTCAAAGGTCGGAGTGTCGATCCTAAAGCGTGGAGGCAATGCCGTCGATGCGGCGATCGCTGTTGGGCTTGCTCTCGCCGTAGTCTATCCGGAGGCGGGCAACATCGGCGGTGGCGGCTTTATGCTCATTCGCAATAAGAGCGGCGAGATAATTGCCATCGATTACCGAGAGATGGCACCGGCGGCGGCGAGCCGAGACCTCTATATTAGTAGCGACGGAGATCTGGTAACCGGCGACGCTTCATCGACCGTCGGTTATCGGGCTGCGGGAGTTCCGGGCACACTGGCGGGCTTTGAACTGGCATTCCGCAAATATGGGTCGCGCAAGGTCACGTGGGCTGACCTGGTCCGTCCGGCGAGGTTGTTGGCAAAGGAGGGCTATGTCCTCTCACACCGCCTCGCCGAGCGGTTTCGAGACTATGCAGACACTCTCGATAAATATGAGGACAGCAGACGAATCTTCCTGAACAGCGGGAGCCTCTTTAAGGAGGGAGACGTTCTTAAACAACCCGAGTTGGCCGCGACGCTGGGAAGGGTTGAGCGGCTCGGCGCAAGAGAATTCTATACGGGGCACACTGCGCGGCTGATCGCTGCGGATATGAAACGCAACAACGGTCTGATCACGCTTGAGGATCTGAGGAGCTACGTTGCCAAGGAACGGATGCCGTTGCGTGGCACATATCGGGGTTTCCAGATCATTTCGATGCCGCCGCCAAGTTCGGGAGGGATAGTGATGCTTGAGGCCCTGAATATTCTGGAGGGTTTCGACATCGGACGTATGGAACACAATTCGGCCGCGAAATATCATCTGGTTGCCGAAGCGATGCGGCGAGCGTTTGCCGATAGGGCCGAGTTCATGGGGGACCCTGACTTTACGAGCGTTCCGGCCACAGAGCTTATTGATAAGAACTATGCGAGCCGTCGGCGCGAGTCCATCAATCCGAGGCGGGCATCGTCGAGCCGTGATGTGGGACACGGGACACCGATCGGGGCCGAACCGACCGAGACGACGCATTTTACGGTGGTTGACCGCGATGGGATGGTGGTCTCCAACACGTATACCATTAATGACTTGTTCGGCTCGCGCGTAACAGCAAAAGGGACCGGCGTCCTTCTAAACGACGAGATGGACGATTTTGCAGCTCAACCGGGCAAGCCAAACATGTACGGCCTCGTCCAGGGTGAGCGCAACGCTATTCAGCCGCGAAAACGGCCCCTATCGTCGATGACACCGACGATCGTGCTGCGGAAGGATGGTTCGGTGTGGTTTGCTCTGGGCGCACGCGGCGGGCCGAGGATAATCTCGGCAGTTCTGCAATCGGTGATGAATGTAATTGACTTCGGGATGGATATGCAGGACGCCATCGATGCTCCGCGTATCCATCACCAATGGCTGCCGGATCAGATCGCCTATGAGCCATTCGGGATGTCGCCGGACACGCGAGCGGTTCTCGATTCGTATGGCCACCGCTTTGGCTCACCGACATACATCGCTTCGGCGACGGCGATCATGATCGACGAGGACGGTGCTCGCGTAGGAGCGATCGACCGACGAAGTGACGGTGCGGCTGTCGGCTATTGA
- a CDS encoding Nramp family divalent metal transporter, translating to MLQRLSPRPFLQRARRLPSRLRRSLSEYRLFAYLAVIGPGIIAANAGNEASGIATYSSVGAEFGYDLLWVFVPMIVSLVVVQEMCVRMGVVTGQGLADLIREQFGVRWTALIMLALLIANTGVIISEFVGIAQASELFGIPRQIVIPLTAALIWWLVVRGSQKRVERVFLAMSLVFFCYVISAFMVGPDWNSVGRGLTQPSMSSETNVLFMIVALIGTTITPFMQVYVQSAVVEKQMDDEDLPMARADVIVGTIFACLIAAFIVICAAATLHFEGITSVDSAATAAAALEPMAGTYAKYLFAVGLFGAAMLAMGVLPLATAYSLSEALGFEKGLSRSFREAPIFLGTFTLLIVIGAIVAMIPGIPQIRLLILTQCVNGLLLPVLLIAIVKLSNNREIMGERANGPMFRVVVYLVTAIVSALSLLLIAKTIADMF from the coding sequence ATGCTCCAACGCCTGTCTCCAAGACCGTTTTTGCAGCGGGCACGACGATTACCGTCGCGTCTCCGTCGAAGTCTATCTGAATATCGCCTTTTTGCCTATCTGGCGGTGATCGGCCCCGGTATCATCGCCGCTAATGCCGGAAACGAAGCTAGCGGAATCGCAACCTATTCGAGCGTTGGAGCCGAATTCGGTTACGACCTCCTGTGGGTATTCGTGCCGATGATCGTCTCGCTCGTCGTTGTCCAGGAAATGTGCGTTCGAATGGGCGTCGTCACGGGGCAAGGATTGGCTGACCTGATCCGCGAGCAGTTCGGAGTTCGGTGGACCGCCCTCATCATGCTCGCGCTCCTGATCGCGAACACCGGTGTCATCATCTCTGAATTTGTCGGAATTGCGCAGGCATCCGAACTCTTTGGCATACCGAGACAGATCGTGATACCGCTGACGGCAGCGCTTATTTGGTGGCTTGTCGTTCGCGGTTCGCAGAAGCGAGTTGAACGCGTATTTCTCGCAATGTCGCTTGTCTTCTTCTGCTATGTGATCTCGGCTTTTATGGTTGGCCCGGACTGGAACTCGGTAGGCCGTGGATTGACACAGCCGAGCATGAGCAGTGAGACGAATGTCCTCTTCATGATCGTGGCGTTGATCGGAACTACTATTACGCCCTTCATGCAGGTTTACGTCCAATCGGCAGTTGTCGAAAAGCAGATGGACGATGAGGACCTGCCAATGGCACGTGCCGACGTGATCGTCGGGACCATATTCGCCTGTCTGATCGCAGCTTTCATTGTGATCTGCGCCGCTGCAACGCTGCATTTCGAAGGGATCACATCGGTCGACTCCGCGGCTACGGCCGCAGCTGCCCTGGAACCGATGGCGGGGACGTACGCAAAATATCTGTTCGCCGTTGGCCTCTTTGGCGCGGCGATGCTGGCTATGGGCGTGCTCCCGCTCGCTACTGCCTACAGTCTCAGCGAAGCACTCGGATTTGAAAAGGGCCTCTCTCGCTCATTCCGCGAGGCTCCCATTTTTCTCGGGACGTTTACATTATTGATCGTGATCGGCGCAATAGTCGCGATGATCCCGGGCATTCCTCAGATCCGCCTCTTGATCTTGACGCAGTGTGTCAACGGCCTCTTGCTCCCCGTGCTGCTGATCGCGATCGTAAAGCTATCTAACAATCGAGAGATAATGGGCGAGAGGGCCAACGGCCCTATGTTCAGGGTTGTGGTCTATTTGGTCACGGCGATTGTATCGGCGCTGTCGCTTTTATTGATTGCAAAGACGATTGCTGATATGTTTTAG
- a CDS encoding mechanosensitive ion channel family protein: MASELQKRSVYFLIWAGVLTLILVLFPFLEDWIRIILTDLLGVTINPDGTLTAVEGRTPGMMTETGLSLAITVIHILKIIIAMALVVMVVRFVGYLVIKTASRKSSDREISSLLKTVISVVIYIVSFFIIFQSQFPNVQLAPLFTGSTIIGIVVGLALQDTLGNLFSGLALQADQPFVVGDVVIIHNRGEGVVESISWRGVKIRTFQNKLLVLSNSVLGKELIEVAPKDNLNAKAVFFSSLYTHSPTRIIQLVRDAVRQVENVSPKIRPNVRIRNLAADGIDWEVKYWLEDYRQQHDTDALIRQRIWYVFQRENLNFAFPTRTLHIEPKREEIPADDVVNTFAERLARVELFGPLSDEEIEKLASSSTSRIYAPGEAIVRMGQEGNSMFVVARGTVKVQVPEKTYQKTIKTLKENDFFGEMSLLTGEPRTANVVAFEESEVLRIDKAGLKPILEGNPVLVQTISELVEERRSALQKLEEEAEEQAEAAKRKGVMTSIRSFFGIK, encoded by the coding sequence ATGGCGTCCGAACTGCAAAAACGAAGTGTCTACTTCCTGATCTGGGCCGGTGTTCTGACGCTCATTCTTGTCCTCTTTCCATTTCTTGAAGACTGGATCAGGATCATCCTGACAGACCTGCTCGGCGTCACGATCAATCCCGACGGCACGCTCACGGCGGTCGAAGGCCGCACGCCGGGCATGATGACGGAGACGGGCCTCAGCCTGGCAATAACCGTCATTCACATCCTAAAGATAATCATCGCGATGGCCCTGGTCGTTATGGTGGTCCGGTTCGTGGGCTACCTGGTCATCAAGACCGCTTCACGGAAAAGCTCTGACCGAGAGATATCGTCACTGTTGAAAACGGTGATCTCGGTCGTGATCTATATCGTCTCATTTTTTATTATCTTCCAATCCCAGTTCCCCAACGTCCAACTCGCGCCTCTGTTCACCGGATCGACGATCATTGGTATTGTCGTGGGCCTTGCATTGCAGGACACACTCGGTAACTTATTCTCAGGGTTAGCTTTACAGGCAGATCAACCATTTGTGGTGGGCGACGTTGTCATTATCCACAACCGCGGCGAGGGCGTCGTGGAATCGATCTCGTGGCGAGGCGTCAAGATTCGTACATTTCAGAATAAGCTGCTTGTCCTGAGCAATTCCGTACTCGGAAAGGAACTCATCGAGGTCGCCCCGAAGGATAATCTGAACGCAAAGGCGGTCTTTTTTAGTTCGCTTTACACGCACTCGCCGACACGGATCATACAGCTTGTTCGCGACGCTGTGCGTCAGGTGGAGAACGTCAGTCCAAAGATCAGGCCCAATGTGCGGATTCGAAATCTTGCTGCCGACGGGATCGACTGGGAAGTAAAATACTGGCTCGAGGACTACCGTCAGCAGCACGATACGGACGCGCTGATCCGACAGCGAATCTGGTATGTGTTTCAGCGCGAGAATTTGAACTTTGCCTTCCCAACACGGACGCTGCACATCGAGCCGAAACGGGAAGAGATACCGGCCGACGACGTTGTCAATACCTTTGCGGAGCGATTAGCCCGTGTCGAACTCTTTGGCCCGCTGTCTGATGAAGAGATCGAAAAGCTCGCAAGTTCGTCCACATCACGCATTTACGCTCCGGGCGAAGCGATAGTTCGTATGGGCCAGGAAGGCAATTCCATGTTCGTCGTCGCTCGCGGGACCGTAAAGGTCCAGGTTCCGGAAAAGACGTATCAAAAGACGATCAAAACGCTCAAAGAGAACGATTTCTTTGGTGAAATGAGCCTGCTCACCGGCGAGCCGCGAACCGCCAATGTTGTCGCCTTCGAAGAATCCGAGGTCCTCCGAATAGACAAGGCCGGCCTCAAACCGATCCTCGAAGGAAATCCCGTGCTTGTCCAAACTATCTCTGAACTCGTCGAAGAACGCCGCTCGGCCTTGCAGAAACTCGAAGAGGAAGCCGAGGAGCAGGCCGAGGCCGCAAAGCGCAAAGGCGTCATGACCTCGATCCGGAGCTTTTTTGGGATCAAATAA
- a CDS encoding VCBS repeat-containing protein, which produces MRTGVAASLLLAAMSAYWLASSSEATGPVFGPDGEGPGCTVFPTPTVSTTTYSNSLPIVPADRSSNDPGSAPGLPSLYPSIIQLGSDAPESCVLAHVGVSFDLESQRPDDLDILLVNPQGNRTIAISDAGGDKAVGGVNYTFTINGAVFPDAAAPPSGTYLPGQYPGLTTTEPNGFDNFPDVSGLASYDANFGNVYSFPSGAWKLYVVDDETGNVSSLPNGWTLRFTFLCNGPPMMCTPTPTPSPISTPTPSPSPVCQPGVLDTAFGGDGVVTTGIQGGVDVANAMVIQPDGRIVSAGFTCAEPDGNCSFSGARLDFALTRHLQDGGLDGSFGAGGVVTTDLRTADRANALALQPDGKIVAAGYGADSDGNRFALARYNSDGTLDNSFGTGGKVLTAFPGSTGSIAYSVAIQPDGRIVAGGTTNGAERAFALARYNGDGTLDTSFGNGGLVTTRIENRDSYGLGMALQLDGRIVAVGSVLRSVGSEDVAFAAARYNADGTLDASFGNGGTVITPIGPVADAAESVALQADGRIVAGGVSFVGTTNIDFALVRYHQDGTLDTSFGNGGKVTTAIAAGNGQDLLHEIAIQPDGRIVAVGDSASEISLARYDPNGTLDTTLNGTGLITTDLEPNFSGANAVAFQSDGKIVAAGYGFGETTYDFALVRYGAPCATPTPTPSPSPSPATAFDYDGDHKADISVRRPSGRWYILRSTGGFSQTGPLWMIGNRIVPADYDGDRRTDLGEYRQSDGSWLWISSQTTFDQFHRLGSVADVPVPADYDGDGRADVGVFTPSTGVWSRINSSNGAYAGISFGTDGDWPTLGDFDGDRRADIAVFRPSNGIWYRLNSSNGSFAAVQFGMNGDKVVPADYDGDGLADIAIWRPSDGVWHIWRSMLGYYGLQFGLPDDIPAPADYDGDGRADLTVFRPSSGIWYRLNSSNGSLVAHQWGQNGDIPTAAAYAN; this is translated from the coding sequence ATGCGAACAGGTGTTGCCGCATCTCTTCTGCTCGCAGCGATGTCCGCATATTGGCTAGCGTCGTCATCCGAAGCTACAGGCCCTGTATTTGGGCCCGACGGTGAGGGGCCGGGCTGCACGGTTTTCCCTACGCCGACTGTTTCGACAACGACGTATTCGAACAGCTTGCCGATCGTTCCTGCAGATCGCTCGAGCAACGATCCGGGGAGCGCGCCCGGATTGCCCTCCCTGTATCCGTCGATCATCCAACTCGGAAGCGATGCACCGGAATCGTGCGTGTTGGCCCACGTCGGCGTGAGCTTTGATCTCGAGTCCCAGCGGCCGGACGACCTTGATATCTTACTGGTCAACCCGCAAGGCAACCGGACAATAGCTATCTCAGATGCAGGTGGCGACAAAGCGGTCGGCGGCGTCAACTATACCTTTACGATCAACGGCGCTGTTTTTCCCGATGCCGCAGCACCGCCCTCGGGCACATATTTGCCGGGACAGTACCCAGGCCTGACGACGACTGAACCTAACGGCTTTGACAACTTCCCCGACGTCAGCGGTCTGGCGAGTTACGACGCGAATTTTGGGAACGTATATTCGTTTCCTTCGGGGGCATGGAAACTTTATGTCGTAGATGACGAGACCGGGAACGTCAGCAGCCTGCCAAACGGGTGGACGCTCAGGTTCACATTTCTCTGCAACGGACCTCCGATGATGTGTACGCCGACGCCGACGCCGTCACCGATATCAACACCTACACCATCCCCGTCGCCGGTCTGTCAGCCCGGCGTGCTCGATACGGCCTTTGGCGGGGACGGCGTGGTAACGACCGGGATCCAGGGCGGTGTCGATGTTGCGAACGCCATGGTCATACAGCCCGACGGACGTATCGTCTCGGCCGGTTTCACTTGCGCCGAACCGGACGGTAACTGCTCATTTTCCGGAGCTCGCCTGGACTTTGCACTTACGCGCCACTTGCAGGATGGCGGTCTTGACGGTTCGTTCGGGGCGGGCGGGGTTGTGACGACGGACCTCCGAACCGCCGACCGTGCGAATGCGCTGGCACTTCAGCCTGACGGCAAGATCGTCGCCGCGGGTTACGGCGCCGACTCCGACGGCAATCGCTTTGCTCTTGCCCGATATAATTCTGACGGCACACTCGATAACTCCTTCGGCACCGGCGGAAAGGTGCTTACCGCTTTCCCCGGCAGCACGGGCAGCATAGCATACTCGGTCGCCATCCAGCCGGACGGACGGATCGTGGCCGGCGGCACCACGAATGGTGCGGAAAGAGCCTTCGCCCTCGCCAGATACAACGGCGACGGCACGCTCGACACGTCATTCGGGAACGGCGGACTCGTCACGACGCGCATTGAGAACCGTGACAGTTATGGGCTAGGAATGGCACTGCAGCTTGACGGTCGCATCGTTGCGGTCGGATCCGTGCTCCGCTCCGTCGGGTCGGAGGACGTTGCTTTTGCGGCGGCCAGATACAATGCCGACGGAACCCTGGACGCTTCGTTTGGGAACGGAGGCACAGTAATTACCCCCATCGGTCCTGTTGCCGATGCGGCCGAGTCGGTCGCTCTGCAGGCCGATGGTCGGATCGTGGCAGGCGGTGTGTCGTTCGTCGGAACCACCAACATTGACTTCGCACTCGTCAGGTATCATCAGGATGGCACCCTCGACACTTCGTTCGGTAACGGCGGCAAAGTGACAACGGCGATCGCGGCGGGCAACGGCCAAGACCTACTACACGAGATCGCCATTCAGCCCGACGGCCGGATCGTTGCCGTGGGTGATTCAGCGTCAGAGATATCGCTGGCCCGCTACGACCCGAACGGCACGCTCGACACGACGCTCAATGGTACCGGATTGATCACCACTGACCTCGAACCTAATTTTTCAGGCGCTAACGCCGTCGCGTTCCAGTCGGATGGAAAGATAGTCGCGGCCGGATATGGCTTTGGAGAAACCACTTACGATTTTGCGCTCGTGCGCTATGGAGCGCCGTGCGCAACGCCGACTCCGACACCCAGTCCCTCGCCGAGTCCGGCTACTGCGTTCGACTATGATGGGGACCACAAGGCGGATATCTCCGTCCGTCGGCCTAGTGGGCGATGGTACATTCTTCGGTCAACGGGTGGCTTTTCTCAAACGGGCCCGCTTTGGATGATTGGCAACCGAATCGTGCCTGCCGACTATGACGGCGACCGGCGTACCGACTTGGGCGAGTATCGCCAGTCGGACGGATCATGGTTGTGGATCAGCAGCCAGACCACTTTCGATCAGTTTCACCGATTGGGCTCGGTCGCGGACGTACCTGTCCCGGCGGACTATGACGGCGATGGGCGGGCGGACGTGGGTGTGTTCACTCCGTCAACCGGCGTTTGGTCCCGTATCAATAGTTCTAATGGTGCTTACGCAGGCATTTCATTCGGCACGGACGGTGACTGGCCGACGCTGGGCGACTTTGACGGTGACCGCCGCGCCGATATCGCTGTGTTCCGGCCGTCAAACGGTATTTGGTACCGGCTTAACAGTTCTAACGGCTCCTTCGCGGCGGTGCAGTTCGGGATGAACGGCGACAAGGTCGTTCCCGCGGACTACGATGGCGACGGACTGGCCGACATCGCGATATGGCGGCCGAGCGACGGCGTCTGGCATATCTGGCGATCGATGCTTGGCTATTACGGCTTGCAATTCGGCCTGCCCGACGACATTCCCGCCCCGGCAGACTACGACGGCGACGGCCGCGCTGACCTTACGGTTTTCCGGCCATCCTCAGGCATCTGGTACCGCCTCAATAGCTCAAATGGCTCGCTCGTTGCTCATCAATGGGGCCAGAACGGCGACATCCCAACGGCGGCGGCGTATGCAAATTGA